ttgaaaaatCATTGAATTTCTCGTCGGATCGCCTGGACGAGTTTGATACTCGTATCAAATCATTGGAGAGTGGAACAAAGACATCTGTCGACTGCGAGGGTAAAATATCAGTCcttgaaaataaaatcttaaacatGGAACAGCAGGCAAGGGATTGCAATATTGAAATTTCTAATCTCCCGGAGCGACGCAGTGAAAACCTTTTGTCTATATTAGAATGCCTAGGAAACGAAATCAAACATCCTATACGTTCCACGGATATTGTAGCCATTCATCGAGTACCTCATGGTGATCAAAAGGATCGAAgaccaaaaaatattgttgttaaGTTTACCAGTAAACTAAAACGCGACAATGTACTGGCTGCGTGTCGCACCATGAAAGGCTTGGACTCAGCAAGGCTATCCGTATCAGGATCACCAAACTCTGTGTACATAAACGAACACTTAACATTACACTACAAACTATTATTTCGCCGGTGTCGTGAAGTTGCTAAGCAATgtgattataaatatgtatggatTAAGCATGGCACAATTCTCGCTCGCAAATCGGATACATCGCCCGTTATTGCTATTAAAACATCAGCTGACATCTCCAAGTTCAAGTAACATCTTTTCTTACTATTTACAAGTAGAGGGTTCGCActcctataataatatttttatttttcccttAGTATATATAAAGCTTTGTTATCATGTAATACGTGTCGTTGTGTTGTTTCTGTATtgtataaaactattatattgCGTCTCTGTTGCGTTCAATGCAAACATGGCTATGAGTGGCTTGAGTAACATGTTTACGTCTGCTTCTGTTACTGCTTTCAGGGCGTGCTTATTGCTTTATTACCATTGTAAACTTGTAGTGGTGGGCTTGTACCCTTATagcaatgtaattattttttatttattatatataaagcttaactgtaatatatttatcatacatagttttttgttatttttaatttttatacgactattatattattatgtctcCGTCGCGTTTTATACAAGCATAGCTATTGGTGGCTGGAGTGGTGTGTTTACGGTTGCTTTTGTTGTGGCTATGCGTcttcgattagtatttttttactatgatgaacttttatgtatttactggcagtgtgataaaatatttattgttatattatcatatttttataatatattttgtattgcaGGCAAACTTAGGAATATTAAGTATATTGTATTTAGGttctatgtttttataaatcagctgcgattaaatatttactatttatgtttttatttgagATTTGCGGGTAGGCGgcattattatgttattaaatacgttttatatACTCGGTTTAACAATGGATAAATATGTGTTATCAGTATTTTATCAGAACTGTCGTGGCCTGAAAACAAAacttaatactatttatatgaatattctCTCTCATAATTACGATGTCATTGTTCTTACTGAAACATGgttaaatagtaatatatgCGATAGTGAATTTATTGATGCTCGTTATAACGTATTCCGCTGCGACCGGGACCGCGACGGTTGCGGACGACGTGACGGGGGCGGTGTGCTGGTAGCTGT
This genomic stretch from Melitaea cinxia chromosome 10, ilMelCinx1.1, whole genome shotgun sequence harbors:
- the LOC123657198 gene encoding uncharacterized protein LOC123657198, producing MSLQRTPPNKFLSDGDLSKCDEQIDYTYSRKRKVPHDPDMSELFGIFEERLKQQMVLWNTNINECISNCVATAVSSAMSTELSKISTLLSDINNNIVKLKAENIKINNSITLFNNRLNEFEKSLNFSSDRLDEFDTRIKSLESGTKTSVDCEGKISVLENKILNMEQQARDCNIEISNLPERRSENLLSILECLGNEIKHPIRSTDIVAIHRVPHGDQKDRRPKNIVVKFTSKLKRDNVLAACRTMKGLDSARLSVSGSPNSVYINEHLTLHYKLLFRRCREVAKQCDYKYVWIKHGTILARKSDTSPVIAIKTSADISKFK